Proteins from a genomic interval of Lolium perenne isolate Kyuss_39 chromosome 1, Kyuss_2.0, whole genome shotgun sequence:
- the LOC127346631 gene encoding uncharacterized protein isoform X1: protein MPSSIPRRRRCRRHRYHENLYPPCPFLVHQMVHFDFPRADERQICSIQCCGEGKLIVSPPSGSSRDRLAALRSYPGPVIVVFVDRDGKYLTDYGSVGIHLRHMHRLLLQVVKRLEGDAKPLQQSDVADTTRLDELSITATSSSSYKQDTIWLRPESTWGLDFYTRVDHAGSFHTYPNVGGPSHNLDQVSEAIDRYLFRHLDPKMHREQDLVSQENKCTLEMAIWRHIHWPDGTRKSHLRTLPLDERRCSMLQLVKALMDKYNDDHNLSGDLAYELTCVGRYRYFHDADIKGIYYHINFTANTKGADDSGLDNLLFFAELVERGRNELVVSCICRVNPSEARGCYACLSDVYHPKADSYSGGRFEDCRSRGMFCCDGPEENLGYTPSDLEAEEMSARSMYEGLDPSCFLVRQNEVRC, encoded by the exons ATGCCCTCCTcaatccctcgccgccgccgctgccgccgccaccgctaccACGAAAACCTCTACCCTCCGTGTCCCTTCTTGGTTCACCAGATGGTACACTTCGATTTTCCCAGAGCCGACGAGCGACAGATCTGCTCCATCCAATGTTGCGGGGAAGGCAAATTGATCGTTTCCCCTCCGAGCGGAAGCAGCCGCGACCGACTCGCCGCACTAAGATCCTACCCCGGGCCAGTGATTGTTGTCTTCGTAGATAGGGATGGGAAGTACCTCACGGATTATGGTTCTGTAGGCATTCATCTCCGGCACATGCACAGACTCTTGCTACAAGTCGTGAAACG ACTTGAGGGGGATGCAAAACCTCTGCAACAATCGGATGTTGCCGACACTACAAGATTGGATGAATTGTCCATAACTGCCACTTCCTCATCCTCCTATAAGCAGGACACCATTTGGCTTCGGCCAGAGTCTACATGGGGACTTGATTTCTACACCAGAGTTGATCACGCGGGATCTTTCCACACATATCCTAATGTGGGTGGGCCATCTCACAACCTAGACCAAGTCTCTGAGGCCATCGATCGCTATCTCTTCCGCCATCTGGATCCAAAAAT GCACAGGGAGCAGGATTTGGTTTCTCAAGAGAATAAGTGCACACTGGAGATGGCTATATGGCGACACATTCACTGGCCTGATGGCACAAGGAAGAGTCATTTGAGAACACTGCCACTTGATGAAAGACGATGTTCGATGCTCCAGCTGGTTAAAGCTTTGATGGACAAGTACAATGATGATCACAATCTTTCTGGG GATCTTGCATATGAGCTTACATGTGTTGGGCGCTACCGGTATTTTCATGATGCTGATATTAAGGGGATTTACTATCATATCAACTTCACAGCAAATACAAAAGGAGCTGATGACTCTGGCCTTGACAATCTATTATTTTTTGCTGAACTTGTGGAAAGAGGGCGTAATGAGTTGGTCGTCAGCTGTATCTGCAGGGTTAATCCTTCAGAAG CAAGAGGTTGCTATGCTTGTTTGAGTGATGTCTATCACCCCAAGGCTGATTCGTACAGTGGTGGTCGCTTTGAAGATTGTCGCTCGAGGGGCATGTTTTGTTGTGATGGACCAGAGGAAAATTTGGGATATACTCCTTCTGAT CTGGAAGCTGAGGAGATGTCGGCAAGAAGTATGTACGAG GGTCTTGATCCTTCATGTTTTCTGGTGAGACAAAATGAAGTAAGGTGCTAG
- the LOC127346631 gene encoding uncharacterized protein isoform X2, translating to MPSSIPRRRRCRRHRYHENLYPPCPFLVHQMVHFDFPRADERQICSIQCCGEGKLIVSPPSGSSRDRLAALRSYPGPVIVVFVDRDGKYLTDYGSVGIHLRHMHRLLLQVVKRLEGDAKPLQQSDVADTTRLDELSITATSSSSYKQDTIWLRPESTWGLDFYTRVDHAGSFHTYPNVGGPSHNLDQVSEAIDRYLFRHLDPKMEQDLVSQENKCTLEMAIWRHIHWPDGTRKSHLRTLPLDERRCSMLQLVKALMDKYNDDHNLSGDLAYELTCVGRYRYFHDADIKGIYYHINFTANTKGADDSGLDNLLFFAELVERGRNELVVSCICRVNPSEARGCYACLSDVYHPKADSYSGGRFEDCRSRGMFCCDGPEENLGYTPSDLEAEEMSARSMYEGLDPSCFLVRQNEVRC from the exons ATGCCCTCCTcaatccctcgccgccgccgctgccgccgccaccgctaccACGAAAACCTCTACCCTCCGTGTCCCTTCTTGGTTCACCAGATGGTACACTTCGATTTTCCCAGAGCCGACGAGCGACAGATCTGCTCCATCCAATGTTGCGGGGAAGGCAAATTGATCGTTTCCCCTCCGAGCGGAAGCAGCCGCGACCGACTCGCCGCACTAAGATCCTACCCCGGGCCAGTGATTGTTGTCTTCGTAGATAGGGATGGGAAGTACCTCACGGATTATGGTTCTGTAGGCATTCATCTCCGGCACATGCACAGACTCTTGCTACAAGTCGTGAAACG ACTTGAGGGGGATGCAAAACCTCTGCAACAATCGGATGTTGCCGACACTACAAGATTGGATGAATTGTCCATAACTGCCACTTCCTCATCCTCCTATAAGCAGGACACCATTTGGCTTCGGCCAGAGTCTACATGGGGACTTGATTTCTACACCAGAGTTGATCACGCGGGATCTTTCCACACATATCCTAATGTGGGTGGGCCATCTCACAACCTAGACCAAGTCTCTGAGGCCATCGATCGCTATCTCTTCCGCCATCTGGATCCAAAAAT GGAGCAGGATTTGGTTTCTCAAGAGAATAAGTGCACACTGGAGATGGCTATATGGCGACACATTCACTGGCCTGATGGCACAAGGAAGAGTCATTTGAGAACACTGCCACTTGATGAAAGACGATGTTCGATGCTCCAGCTGGTTAAAGCTTTGATGGACAAGTACAATGATGATCACAATCTTTCTGGG GATCTTGCATATGAGCTTACATGTGTTGGGCGCTACCGGTATTTTCATGATGCTGATATTAAGGGGATTTACTATCATATCAACTTCACAGCAAATACAAAAGGAGCTGATGACTCTGGCCTTGACAATCTATTATTTTTTGCTGAACTTGTGGAAAGAGGGCGTAATGAGTTGGTCGTCAGCTGTATCTGCAGGGTTAATCCTTCAGAAG CAAGAGGTTGCTATGCTTGTTTGAGTGATGTCTATCACCCCAAGGCTGATTCGTACAGTGGTGGTCGCTTTGAAGATTGTCGCTCGAGGGGCATGTTTTGTTGTGATGGACCAGAGGAAAATTTGGGATATACTCCTTCTGAT CTGGAAGCTGAGGAGATGTCGGCAAGAAGTATGTACGAG GGTCTTGATCCTTCATGTTTTCTGGTGAGACAAAATGAAGTAAGGTGCTAG